The DNA sequence CCACAATCTGAACGTGATTGATGAAAAGCTCGCCGCTGCCGCGCGGTACCTGAACCTCGGCGACAGCGCTGCAAGCTTTATCGATTGGGTGCTGCGCTTACGCGAAGAACTTCAAATCCCAAACACGCTGCATGATCTGGGCATCACGCCGGATCTCATCAGCCAAATGGCTCCCATGGCGCTCGAAGATCCCTGCACCGGCGGCAACCCGGTGTCCATGACGACAGGTGCCTACGAAACCCTCTACGACAAAGCCATTAACGGCATCCTCGGCTGATCCCATGGCGATAGACACGACGACATATGCGGTGCCGCTAGTCCGCACCATCACCGACATGCGTGAGCAAGTAGCCAAATGGCGCGCAGCAGGCGAGAAAATCGCTCTGGTGCCGACCATGGGCGCGCTCCACGAAGGGCATCTCTCGCTCATTGATGTTGCGAAAGCTCATGGCGCCACCAAGGCGATTGTCTCAATCTTCGTGAACCCCACCCAGTTTGGACCCGGCGAAGATTTCGACGCTTACCCCCGCACGGAAGAAACGGATGCCGAAAAGCTGGTGGATCGCGCACAGCTCATCTTCGCGCCGAACGGTGCTGAAATGTATCCCGACGGCTACGGTACAACGGTGTCTGTAAAGGGTGTCACCAATACCCTGGAAGGCGAAGCCCGCCCCACCCACTTTGACGGTGTTGCGACCGTGGTAAGCAAACTCCTGCTCGCAGCCCTGCCCGACTGTGCAGTCTTCGGCGAAAAGGACTATCAGCAGCTCCTCACCATCCGCCGCATGGGGGCAGACTTGGGTATCCCCGTCGAAATTCTGGGTGGCCCCATCCTGCGCGAGCCAGACGGCCTCGCCATGTCGTCCCGCAATGTTTACCTCACAGAGAAAGAGCGCAAAGCGGCAGGTCAGCTCAACGTAATCCTGAAAGCAACAGCTGATGCGATCACCAAGGGCGCAGACATCAAGACAGCAACAGCGGACGCGGAGAAGCAACTCATAGAGTTAGGTTTCGACAAGGTAGACTATCTGACGGTCCGTGACACAAAGACGCTGAAACCTATTGAGACGCTCACGGAAAAAGCCCGCATCCTCGTCGCCGCCAAAATCGGCCAGCCCCGTTTGCTCGATAATATGCCTGTGAAGTTTAGGGATTAGTCTATCTGGCTAGGGCGCTACCAAAAGAAAACGCAGAGCAGAAAAACAACAAAACCACAGTTGAACGGCAATCCAACGCGCCATCTACTATAAATTCTCTTACCATCTGCGTTGAGAAGTTCCATCGTCTGCATTTGAGCACCGTGATCTCTTGTACGCAAATATTTCCAAAATCCTTTAGTGGATCGATCAATTCGATAAATCACTAAGGAAGCACGAAAAACAACGTAACTGATCACAAATGTAATCCCGCCGAGAGTTATGCCCATGGCCACAGCTGTATCTGACTCCAATTGACGGTCTCCGCTACTTGGACGCTAGCCGCAAGATGCCCTCTAACGAAACTAGGACTCAGATCATAAATCCAAACACAATCGTCATTGCCGGATTT is a window from the Rhodobiaceae bacterium genome containing:
- the panC gene encoding pantothenate synthetase: MAIDTTTYAVPLVRTITDMREQVAKWRAAGEKIALVPTMGALHEGHLSLIDVAKAHGATKAIVSIFVNPTQFGPGEDFDAYPRTEETDAEKLVDRAQLIFAPNGAEMYPDGYGTTVSVKGVTNTLEGEARPTHFDGVATVVSKLLLAALPDCAVFGEKDYQQLLTIRRMGADLGIPVEILGGPILREPDGLAMSSRNVYLTEKERKAAGQLNVILKATADAITKGADIKTATADAEKQLIELGFDKVDYLTVRDTKTLKPIETLTEKARILVAAKIGQPRLLDNMPVKFRD